The stretch of DNA TAAAACAAGCATTTGGACCTACGTATTCATCAAGCAGCGACAGACCTCATGTTATTTCTATGTCAGAAAGCAGGAAGACAAACTTTGAGATCTAACTATCATTCTTCTCTTCCTGACAGCTCCTCCTGCCACCACAGCAGACCTCGTGATGTTCCTGTTAGAAAGTAGAGAAGAttacagcagcatactgtatgaaaccCAGGGATGCATTCAATGTTTAAACGTGTTAGAAAAAGACATTGGGGTACCAATCAAACAAGAATTCAATGAATTCAAATCATTAAAACTGACTGGTACCAAGGCTACTCTAACAAATCCTAAGAAGTAAGAAGAAGAATGACTTGGTGTAAATGGTAACATACCAAGTCAGACATGTGGTTCATGCCACATTCGAAGGTTGACTCTCCACTGTCATATTTCTTGTTGTGTTCTATGACCCTGGTCCTACACTCGAGCCAGATCTTCTTGCGCTTGGCTTCCTCCTCCTTGGATTTGTACTTCTTCCCTGTAAATACACACATTCTGTAAATGAGAATTATAAGTACTTTGTTAAACTGTGCAGTGTACAAGATTTTCAGTCTCATCACTGTATTCTTTGTGTTGTATGGAAGGAAGTGTTCTGTCTACATGACAAACACAGGCTAGGATTGTTTTTCCGACAGGGGGTATTTGATTATGCCCTAATTATTTTTCAACGTCTGGGGAGAAGGAAACATGTATTGTCTGTGTGAATTCATCTCATCATGATCATGCGACAGTCAAATCTAATTTTGTTTTGAGTTTTGTAGAACAAGCAATTGTCACAGGCACACGCCTGGTGGTTTATAAGCTGTGTTTTatatgggctgtgttttatatgggctgtgttttatatgggctgtgttttatataggCTGTGTTTTATATAGGCTGTGTTTTatatgggctgtgttttatatggGCTGTGGTTTATATAGGCTGTGTTTTatatgggctgtgttttatataggctgtgttttatataggctgtggtttatatgggctgtgttttatatgggctgtgtttatatgggctgtgttttatatgggctgtgttttatatggGCTGTGGTTTATATAGGCTGTGTTTTATATAGGCTGTGGTTTatatgggctgtgttttatatgggctgtgttttatatgggctgtgttttatataggCTGTGTTTTATATAGGCTGTGTTTTATATAGGCTGTGTTTTATATAGGCTGTGTTTTatatgggctgtgttttatatgggctgtgttttatataggCTGTGTTTTatatgggctgtgttttatatgggctgtgttttatataggCTGTGTTTTATATAGGCTGTGTTTTATATAGGCTGTGTTTTatatgggctgtgttttatataggCTGTGTTTTATATAGGCTGTGTTTTATATAGGCTGTGTTTTatatgggctgtgttttatatgggctgtgttttatatgggctgtgttttatataggCTGTGTTTTatatgggctgtgttttatataggCTGTGTTTTatatgggctgtgttttatataggCTGTGTAACCAAAATGTGTGACATTGAAGTAAAAAAATGTATTATAAAGAAAGTAATCACATTCTATCAGGTACACAGAGGGAACAAAAACTAACTCAATCAAAAGAGAAACTTCAGCACACTGGTAATCTTACAACAATTTAATGGATCTTATTTAACCTATCATTATTACCATGTTTTTCTTTCCACTCTTCAAACTCTTTGTCCACATCTTGACGTTCACTTGCCATATTCACTCACAGCCACAACCAGGCAAAACAGAAGAAGCTTCAAACTGGAAAAAGAACATGACAAGTTATGTCCTATGTGATTATGTGCAACTATATTTATTAAAGCCACAATCCTGAATTGTGAGTTTATGAATAGTAGTTCTAAGTTCATGAGGCTTTATATTCTTCATGAATCAATGGGTAGACAGTAAAAAAACTCCTGGAATAAACCAAATAAAAaagtggaattaaaatggatgtaATTCCCAACGatttacacaaaatactctaacgTCAAAGTGTAAGACACATTCTAACATTTGTATTATCCTGCTGAAAAGGTAAatgtgtctctcagtgtctgttggaaagcagacaaccagatTCTCCTGTAGGACTTTTCCGTTGCTCAGCGTgattctgtatttttttttttatccttaaAAAAATCCCCAAACCtggccaatgacaagcatacccataaccaccatgcttgaaaatatgaagtggtactcagtaatgtgatgtattggattttccctaaacataacactttgtattcaggacataaagttaatttcttcagtgccttgttgcaaacaagatgcatgtttcGTAATATTTttaattctgtacaggcttccttcttttcacttaggttagtattgtggatgtAAATGATGTGAaatgctagcttagttagcggtggtgcgcgctaaatagtgtttcaatcagtgacgtcacttgctctgagaccttgaagtagtagttccccttgctctgcaagggccgcaacTTTTGTGGAGCtatgggtaacaatgcttcgtgggtgactgttgttgatgtgtgcagagggtccctggttcgcacccgggtatgtgcgaggggacggtctaaagttatactgttacattgatgctgttgacccggatggatcactggttgctgcggaaaaggaggaggtcaaacggggggtgagtgtaacggatgtgaaacgctagcttagttagcggtggtgcgcgctaaatagtgtttcaatcggtgacgtcacttgctctgagaccttgaagtattagttccccttgccctgcaagggccgcggcttttgtggagcgatgggtaacgatgcttcgagggtgactgttgttgatgtgtgcagagggtccctggttcgcgcccggtgCGCGAGGGGGCGGTCTGAAGTTATTCTGTTacatggagtaactacaatgttgttgatccatcctcagttgttttctcctatcacagtcattaaactctgtaactgttttaaagtccccaTTGGCCGCAACTGAGTTAgtaaggatgcctgtatctttgtagtgacttggtgtattgatgcaccatccaaagtgtaattaataacttcaccatgctcaaagggatattcaatgtctgcttctaccaatagctgcccttctttgtgaggcattggaaagcctccctggtctttgtggttgaatctgtgtttgaaattcactgctcggctGAGTGAGATCATGCAACTTAGGTGACTTGTTATGCACATTTtcactcctgaatttatttagatTAGGCATAAAAGTGTTCAAAACTTATTgactggggtattgtgtgcaagccggtgacacaaaatctctatttaatacatttcaaaTTCAGGCAGTAACACCACAAAatgtttctgaaggcactgtatataattaATTGATCTTTGTTTTATTtaaacttggcaagtcagttaagaacaaattcctatttacaatgacagcataCACCGaccaaacccagacgatgctgggccaattgtgcaccgccctacgggactctcaaccacggccggttgtgatacagcctgggttctaaccagggtgtctgtagtgacgcctcaaacactgagacgcagtgccttaaactgctgcgtcactcgggagcccacaGGGAATTGACCAGGGAACAGCTGTACATATTGAAGATTCTACCTTTAATTAATGAAGCTATTAGTATAAACGTTCCTCAGACAATATTGTCATACTCTATGAGAGAGAAAATGTAGGGTTTTTCCCTTACCGGTTCCAGAGTGCGGGAGGAAAAGTCCGTTTTAAAATAAGCAGTGCAGATACTCTCTAACGAAGGGAGGGATGAGGAAAGGACGGACATGGTCAATGGAGAGGAAGTAAATAAGCAGTGCAGATACTCTCTAACGAAGGGAGGGATGAGGAAAGGACGTCAGAGGAAAAGTCACGTACATGGTCAATGGAGAGGAAGTCGTATTTCTTTGCCCAATGTTATATTCTCTCATTAGCTGCCAATCTTTATTCTCATAGTTGAAACACCAGATTTGCCATGTAAACTGCCAACA from Oncorhynchus nerka isolate Pitt River unplaced genomic scaffold, Oner_Uvic_2.0 unplaced_scaffold_965, whole genome shotgun sequence encodes:
- the LOC115124540 gene encoding cystein proteinase inhibitor protein salarin-like, with the translated sequence MASERQDVDKEFEEWKEKHGKKYKSKEEEAKRKKIWLECRTRVIEHNKKYDSGESTFECGMNHMSDLEHHEVCCGGRRSCQEEKNDS